The following proteins are co-located in the Candidatus Tanganyikabacteria bacterium genome:
- a CDS encoding non-canonical purine NTP pyrophosphatase encodes MPLFFVTGNAGKFEEVRSFVAGVEQWDVDLPEIQEMDARAIIAEKLAEARRHREGTFIVEDTSLYLSCLRGLPGPLIKWFLQCLGDEGLSDLAARLGDDRAEARIYFGLASPAGGVAYYEGAVAGRIVKPRGTRGFGWDRLFQPDGSDLTFGEMDADAKQAFSMRRKALDALLAAHPGLSRS; translated from the coding sequence ATGCCGCTGTTCTTCGTCACCGGCAATGCCGGGAAGTTCGAGGAAGTCCGGTCCTTCGTCGCCGGGGTCGAGCAATGGGACGTCGATCTGCCGGAGATCCAGGAGATGGACGCCAGGGCCATCATCGCCGAAAAGCTGGCTGAAGCGCGGCGGCACCGGGAAGGCACCTTCATCGTCGAGGACACGTCGCTCTACCTCTCGTGCCTGCGGGGCCTGCCTGGGCCGCTGATCAAGTGGTTCCTGCAATGCCTCGGGGATGAAGGGCTCTCCGACCTCGCCGCGCGGCTCGGCGACGATCGCGCCGAGGCCAGGATCTACTTCGGCCTGGCCTCGCCCGCGGGCGGTGTGGCGTACTACGAGGGCGCCGTGGCGGGACGCATCGTCAAGCCGCGCGGCACGCGAGGGTTCGGCTGGGATCGGCTGTTCCAGCCTGACGGGTCGGACTTGACCTTCGGCGAGATGGACGCGGACGCCAAGCAGGCTTTCAGCATGCGGCGCAAGGCGCTGGACGCCTTGCTCGCCGCCCATCCCGGACTCTCCCGCTCCTGA